A stretch of the Teredinibacter haidensis genome encodes the following:
- a CDS encoding MipA/OmpV family protein, which produces MNRLLFTLLLVFFSSKVLAERQPKAELGVGFAVQHLNDYRGTTETQTQALPFPILVYRGERIQADKDGIRGRFFHGENWELNISAEAALNGGSEDNPRRQGMPPLDTAVEFGPSLNINVTGRNFDEGWALRLPVRSVFVVDITGMKMKQIGYNANPKFTYRKADLWQGWNGKVDLGFLWASDHYHDYYYRVAPQYAVDDRPAYEAESGFSGSYVKFSLKKRSGHMWYGWNLRYDYMEGAVFEDSPLVETNHYFSTAFAVGWFFWNSDTQ; this is translated from the coding sequence GTGAATCGTTTGTTGTTTACCTTGTTGCTTGTGTTTTTCTCCTCAAAAGTGCTGGCAGAAAGGCAGCCCAAGGCCGAACTGGGGGTAGGTTTTGCCGTGCAGCATCTCAACGACTATAGAGGAACTACCGAAACCCAGACTCAGGCGTTGCCTTTCCCCATTCTTGTTTATCGTGGCGAACGTATTCAAGCCGATAAAGATGGGATTCGCGGGCGGTTTTTTCACGGTGAGAACTGGGAATTGAATATAAGTGCTGAGGCTGCATTAAATGGTGGCAGCGAAGACAATCCGAGGCGGCAGGGAATGCCACCGCTGGATACAGCAGTGGAGTTTGGCCCGTCGTTAAATATTAATGTAACCGGCCGTAATTTTGATGAAGGTTGGGCACTACGCTTACCCGTACGCTCGGTATTTGTCGTTGATATTACTGGCATGAAAATGAAACAAATTGGCTACAACGCCAATCCAAAATTTACCTACCGTAAAGCGGATCTCTGGCAGGGGTGGAATGGCAAGGTGGATTTGGGTTTTTTATGGGCTTCTGATCACTATCACGATTACTACTATCGCGTGGCTCCCCAATATGCTGTTGATGATAGGCCTGCTTACGAAGCCGAGTCGGGGTTTAGCGGTAGTTACGTTAAGTTCAGTTTGAAAAAACGTTCTGGGCACATGTGGTACGGCTGGAATCTTCGCTACGACTATATGGAGGGCGCCGTATTTGAGGATAGCCCGTTAGTGGAGACTAACCACTATTTTTCGACAGCCTTTGCGGTGGGCTGGTTTTTCTGGAATAGTGATACACAATAG
- the pnp gene encoding polyribonucleotide nucleotidyltransferase → MNPVIKKFQYGNDTVTLETGRVARQATGAVLVSMGETSVLCTVVGSKEAKAGQDFFPLSVHYQEKTYAAGKIPGGFFRREARPSEKETLTSRLIDRPIRPLFPNGYLNEVQVVCTVVSAEKNVDPDIAALIGTSAALAISGIPFNGPIGAARVGYSQTDGYILNPTYSALKESELDMVVAGTKDAVLMVESEANELPEDIMLGAVLYAHQEMQSVVQAVGELVRDAGKERWEWTAPAENEELKAAISRDFEESIGVAYRITDKKKRYDRLSELRTQAVAELVSEESGVDADDVKKLFGKIEKQIVRSRVVAGEPRIDGRDSKTVRPLQVEVGVLPKVHGSALFTRGETQALVVATLGSARDAQIIDALEGERKDSFMLHYNFPPYSVGECGRMGGTGRREIGHGRLARRGVAAMLPNADEFPYTIRVVSEITESNGSSSMASVCGSSLALMDAGVPLKSPVAGIAMGLVKEENGYGVLTDILGDEDHLGDMDFKVAGTADGVTALQMDIKIEGITEEIMETALEQALQARLHILSEMNAVIASPRAKLSENAPQFHTMKVDSDKIRDIIGKGGATIRSITEETGATIDINDDGTVKIYGDDGDSLSGAIARIEEITAEAEIGATYQGKVVRIVDFGAFVNFLPGKDGLVHISQIAHERVQNVTDYLSEGQDVDVKCMDIDQRGRIKLSIKELLPKPQADASDGVDGESNDAE, encoded by the coding sequence ATGAATCCGGTAATTAAAAAATTCCAATATGGTAACGATACCGTCACTCTGGAAACGGGCCGAGTTGCTCGTCAGGCAACTGGCGCAGTGCTGGTTAGCATGGGTGAAACCAGTGTACTCTGTACAGTTGTTGGCTCGAAAGAAGCCAAAGCTGGTCAGGACTTTTTCCCTCTGTCGGTACACTATCAAGAAAAAACCTATGCCGCAGGTAAGATCCCTGGTGGCTTCTTCCGACGCGAAGCACGTCCTTCTGAAAAAGAAACGCTTACTTCCCGCCTGATCGACCGCCCTATTCGGCCACTGTTTCCCAATGGTTACCTGAATGAAGTTCAGGTTGTGTGTACGGTTGTTTCTGCCGAAAAGAATGTTGATCCTGATATCGCAGCGTTGATCGGTACGTCTGCAGCGCTGGCGATTTCCGGTATTCCGTTTAACGGCCCCATTGGTGCGGCTCGTGTTGGCTATAGCCAGACCGACGGTTACATTCTCAATCCAACCTATTCTGCGCTGAAAGAGTCAGAGCTTGACATGGTTGTAGCCGGCACCAAAGATGCGGTGTTGATGGTTGAGTCCGAGGCAAATGAACTGCCAGAAGATATTATGCTGGGTGCCGTACTCTACGCTCACCAGGAGATGCAATCTGTTGTTCAGGCTGTTGGTGAACTGGTTCGGGACGCGGGCAAAGAGCGCTGGGAATGGACAGCCCCGGCAGAAAACGAAGAATTGAAAGCCGCTATCAGCCGCGATTTTGAAGAATCTATCGGCGTTGCCTACCGTATTACTGACAAGAAAAAGCGATATGACCGTTTGTCTGAGTTGCGTACTCAAGCAGTTGCAGAGCTGGTTAGCGAAGAAAGTGGTGTTGATGCTGACGATGTTAAGAAGTTGTTCGGCAAGATAGAAAAGCAAATTGTTCGCAGCCGTGTTGTTGCTGGTGAGCCTCGTATTGATGGTCGTGACAGTAAAACGGTACGTCCATTGCAGGTAGAGGTGGGCGTACTGCCTAAGGTTCACGGTTCTGCGCTGTTTACCCGTGGTGAGACCCAGGCTCTGGTTGTCGCTACTCTGGGCTCTGCCCGCGATGCGCAAATAATTGATGCGCTGGAAGGGGAGCGTAAAGATAGCTTTATGCTTCACTACAACTTTCCTCCCTACTCTGTGGGTGAGTGTGGTCGTATGGGTGGCACCGGTCGTCGTGAAATTGGTCACGGTCGTTTGGCGCGTCGCGGTGTTGCCGCCATGTTGCCAAACGCTGATGAATTCCCCTACACCATACGTGTTGTTAGTGAAATTACTGAATCCAATGGTTCCAGCTCCATGGCTTCCGTCTGTGGTTCTAGCCTAGCGTTGATGGATGCGGGCGTTCCTCTGAAATCGCCTGTCGCCGGTATCGCTATGGGGTTGGTGAAGGAAGAGAACGGTTATGGCGTGCTTACCGATATCCTCGGTGATGAAGATCATTTGGGTGATATGGACTTTAAAGTTGCCGGTACTGCTGACGGTGTAACTGCTTTGCAGATGGATATCAAAATCGAAGGTATCACCGAAGAGATTATGGAGACTGCTCTGGAGCAGGCACTGCAGGCTCGTCTACATATACTCAGCGAAATGAATGCCGTCATTGCTTCGCCTCGCGCTAAGCTGTCTGAAAACGCACCTCAGTTCCACACTATGAAGGTTGATTCAGATAAAATCCGCGATATTATCGGCAAGGGCGGTGCAACCATTCGTTCTATCACGGAAGAAACGGGCGCAACCATCGACATTAACGATGATGGCACCGTTAAAATCTATGGTGACGACGGCGACAGCCTCAGCGGTGCGATTGCTCGTATTGAGGAAATTACCGCAGAAGCTGAAATTGGTGCGACCTACCAAGGTAAGGTAGTACGCATTGTAGACTTTGGTGCGTTCGTTAACTTCCTACCCGGTAAAGATGGTTTGGTGCACATTTCTCAAATCGCCCATGAACGAGTGCAGAATGTGACTGACTACTTGAGTGAGGGGCAGGACGTCGATGTGAAATGTATGGACATTGACCAGCGCGGTCGTATTAAGCTGTCCATCAAAGAGCTGCTGCCTAAGCCTCAAGCGGACGCATCAGACGGTGTTGATGGCGAATCAAACGACGCCGAATAA
- the rpsO gene encoding 30S ribosomal protein S15 gives MALSAQEKDAIVKEHQTSETDTGSPEVQVALLTANINKLQGHFAGHKQDHHSRRGLIRMVNQRRKLLDYLKGKNVNRYAALIQKLGLRR, from the coding sequence ATGGCACTGAGTGCACAAGAAAAAGACGCAATCGTTAAAGAACATCAAACCTCTGAGACCGATACCGGTTCTCCAGAAGTTCAGGTTGCACTGCTTACCGCTAACATTAATAAGCTGCAGGGTCACTTTGCTGGCCACAAGCAGGATCACCACTCTCGTCGCGGATTGATCCGTATGGTAAACCAGCGTCGTAAACTGCTGGACTACCTGAAAGGGAAGAATGTTAATCGTTATGCAGCTCTGATCCAAAAACTGGGTCTGCGCCGCTAA
- the truB gene encoding tRNA pseudouridine(55) synthase TruB, with translation MGRRRKFGRPLSGVLVVDKPAGVTSNDVVQRAKRLFFANKAGHTGALDPLATGVLPLCFGEATKFSQYLLDSDKGYLSTFRFGLQTDTADADGEVIEQCDASKLTAKAVEKAIERYRGNIEQVPPMYSALKRDGRPLYELARQGIEVEREARSLTIYSFELLDFRSGEFAEADVRVECSKGTYIRSLAEDLGRDLGVGAHVAKLRRIQAGPFREEQVISLDTLEAERGEDRAEVLDHYLLPTDAPVAEMPELTLDEHSSFYFTRGNPVINNQVYQLGDEGDKVRVFQHTGEFLGVGEITDDGRVAPSRLVVQ, from the coding sequence TTGGGCCGCAGACGAAAGTTTGGTCGCCCCTTAAGTGGGGTGCTGGTTGTTGATAAGCCCGCCGGTGTTACCTCTAATGATGTCGTTCAGCGGGCTAAACGCCTGTTTTTTGCCAATAAAGCCGGTCATACAGGTGCTCTCGACCCTTTAGCGACTGGCGTTCTTCCCTTGTGTTTTGGCGAAGCGACTAAATTTTCTCAATATTTGTTGGACTCCGATAAGGGCTACCTCAGTACCTTTCGCTTTGGCCTGCAAACGGACACTGCCGATGCCGATGGCGAAGTTATCGAACAATGCGATGCCAGTAAGCTCACAGCCAAGGCTGTAGAAAAGGCTATTGAACGGTATCGCGGGAATATCGAGCAGGTACCACCCATGTATTCTGCCTTGAAGCGTGATGGCCGTCCCCTGTACGAGCTGGCGAGACAAGGTATCGAGGTCGAGCGTGAGGCGCGTTCATTAACCATTTATAGTTTTGAATTACTGGATTTCCGTTCGGGTGAGTTTGCTGAAGCTGATGTGCGTGTGGAGTGCAGTAAAGGTACTTATATTCGCAGTCTGGCCGAAGATCTCGGTCGTGACCTGGGGGTTGGTGCGCACGTAGCGAAGCTGCGTCGTATACAGGCTGGGCCGTTCCGCGAAGAGCAGGTTATAAGCCTGGATACGCTGGAGGCGGAACGGGGTGAAGATAGAGCCGAAGTGCTGGATCACTATTTGCTGCCAACCGATGCGCCAGTAGCTGAAATGCCGGAATTGACGTTGGACGAACACAGCAGTTTTTATTTCACCCGGGGTAACCCGGTAATCAATAATCAGGTCTACCAGTTGGGAGACGAAGGTGATAAAGTGCGCGTCTTCCAGCATACTGGCGAATTTTTAGGCGTTGGTGAAATTACTGACGATGGTCGGGTGGCTCCAAGCCGTTTAGTTGTCCAATAG
- the rbfA gene encoding 30S ribosome-binding factor RbfA — translation MPREFNRSDRVADALQRSLANYIRTEVGDPRLGMVNINSVTVNRDLANAKVYVTVVGAETDAEAEASVAILNKASGYLRNLVSKDLTLRSTPKIQFYYDATAVRGQKISSLIDRAVAEDKSHHADDED, via the coding sequence ATGCCTAGAGAGTTTAATCGTTCTGATCGTGTGGCCGATGCGTTACAGCGTAGCCTGGCCAACTATATCCGTACCGAAGTCGGGGATCCGCGGCTGGGTATGGTTAATATTAACTCGGTTACAGTTAACCGCGATCTTGCCAATGCCAAGGTGTATGTCACGGTTGTTGGTGCGGAGACTGATGCCGAAGCAGAAGCTTCGGTGGCTATCCTGAATAAAGCGTCCGGTTACCTACGCAACCTGGTTTCCAAAGATCTTACTTTGCGTAGCACGCCAAAAATTCAGTTCTACTACGATGCGACCGCCGTGCGCGGCCAGAAGATTTCGAGCCTTATCGATCGAGCGGTTGCTGAAGATAAATCCCATCATGCCGATGACGAGGATTAG
- the infB gene encoding translation initiation factor IF-2 — MAEVTVSELAKSVGASVDRILTQMKQAGLIHQNSDDMVSDEEKQTLLAFLKSSHGESAAAPKKITLKRKTTTTLKTGSGSSRKTVNVEVRKKRTYVKREAAEETEDSAVVDAPVEDVQVVDIPVAETVEAIESEPTEVVEPEVVEEEAAPVAESLVEEPEVEASRPSFVDDAEILRQRAAQARRKAEEDAAEAKKLAEAKRKAEQESAGKANAKPADDAPASDADRHKHHPKKVKAKPEEEFNEDSKAKHNKKAGKAVKKVAAPKKAASALDYVEDKSEIEEVIHTTPKSKKLGTSRRPRPVIKVKNRHGFKKPTGKITYDVEIPEEITVSDLAQRMNVKAGEVIKQLMKMGTMATINQALDQETAQVIVEELGHTPVLVSGDEVEEKLREQVVDFDGATMVDRAPVVTVMGHVDHGKTSLLDYIREAKVASGEAGGITQHIGAYRVKTSHGELAFLDTPGHAAFTAMRARGAQCTDVVILVVAADDGVMPQTEEAVQHARAAGVPLVVAINKMDKEGADPDRVKNELSAKDVIPEDWGGDTQFIPVSAHTGEGIEELLEAVALQAELLELKAPVDVPARGVVIESRMDKGRGVVATVLVQGGELTGGDILLAGQSFGRVRAMTNEFGKSVRSAGPSTPVELLGLDSPPEAGDEFVVVTNERKAREVAEFRSEKERSEKLQRQQAAKLENMFAGMGADEKKVLPVVLKTDVRGSLEAIQAALLDMGNEEVQVMLIGGGVGGITENDVNLALTSGAIIVGFNVRADTSARKLAEAESAEIRYYSIIYQLIDEVKSALSGMLDPERVEEIIGIADVRDVFSSPKFGQVAGCMVVEGTVHRNKPIRVLRENVVIYEGELESLRRFKDDVNEVRNGMECGIGVKNYDVKIGDQIEVFDVKEVAREL, encoded by the coding sequence ATGGCTGAAGTAACTGTAAGTGAACTCGCCAAGTCTGTAGGGGCTTCTGTCGATCGCATACTAACCCAGATGAAACAGGCCGGGTTAATACACCAAAACTCAGACGATATGGTGTCCGACGAAGAGAAGCAAACGTTGCTGGCTTTCCTAAAGTCCAGCCATGGTGAATCTGCGGCTGCACCAAAGAAAATCACCTTAAAGAGAAAAACTACGACAACCTTAAAGACAGGTTCAGGTAGCTCTCGAAAAACCGTAAATGTGGAAGTACGAAAAAAGCGCACTTACGTTAAGCGTGAGGCTGCTGAAGAGACTGAAGATTCTGCCGTTGTGGATGCTCCTGTAGAAGATGTTCAGGTGGTAGATATCCCGGTTGCGGAGACAGTGGAAGCTATTGAGTCTGAACCGACAGAAGTTGTTGAGCCTGAAGTGGTTGAGGAAGAGGCTGCCCCGGTTGCGGAGTCGTTAGTGGAAGAGCCTGAGGTGGAAGCGTCTAGGCCGTCATTTGTTGATGATGCGGAAATCCTGCGACAGCGCGCGGCTCAAGCCCGACGCAAGGCAGAGGAGGATGCTGCTGAAGCGAAAAAATTGGCGGAAGCTAAGCGTAAAGCGGAACAGGAATCAGCCGGGAAAGCTAATGCGAAGCCCGCCGATGATGCGCCTGCTAGTGATGCAGATCGCCATAAGCACCATCCTAAGAAAGTTAAAGCGAAGCCAGAAGAAGAGTTCAACGAAGACTCAAAAGCTAAGCACAACAAAAAAGCCGGGAAAGCGGTTAAAAAAGTGGCTGCACCCAAAAAAGCCGCTTCTGCGCTCGATTACGTGGAAGATAAGTCGGAGATTGAAGAGGTTATTCATACTACTCCGAAGTCGAAAAAACTTGGCACCTCGAGACGCCCGCGTCCCGTTATCAAGGTTAAGAACCGCCATGGTTTCAAAAAACCAACCGGAAAGATTACCTACGACGTGGAAATTCCCGAAGAAATTACTGTATCCGATCTTGCTCAGCGTATGAACGTTAAGGCAGGCGAAGTGATCAAGCAGCTGATGAAGATGGGTACTATGGCCACTATTAATCAGGCTCTCGATCAGGAAACCGCTCAGGTTATTGTTGAAGAGTTGGGCCATACCCCTGTACTGGTCAGTGGTGATGAAGTGGAAGAAAAACTACGTGAGCAAGTCGTAGACTTCGACGGCGCGACCATGGTTGATCGTGCACCCGTCGTTACTGTTATGGGGCATGTCGACCACGGTAAAACCTCTTTGTTGGATTATATACGTGAAGCCAAGGTAGCCTCTGGAGAGGCGGGTGGTATTACCCAGCATATCGGAGCCTATCGTGTGAAAACCAGCCACGGAGAGTTGGCGTTTCTCGATACCCCTGGGCACGCTGCCTTTACTGCTATGCGCGCTCGCGGTGCTCAATGTACAGACGTTGTGATTTTGGTCGTTGCTGCAGACGACGGTGTAATGCCGCAAACCGAAGAAGCCGTGCAGCACGCTCGCGCTGCTGGGGTACCGCTGGTTGTTGCGATCAATAAAATGGATAAAGAAGGGGCCGACCCGGATCGTGTTAAAAATGAGCTGTCTGCGAAAGACGTCATCCCCGAGGACTGGGGCGGCGATACTCAGTTTATTCCTGTTTCTGCCCATACCGGAGAAGGTATTGAAGAGCTATTGGAAGCGGTTGCTCTACAGGCAGAATTGTTGGAGCTGAAAGCTCCCGTCGATGTTCCTGCCCGCGGTGTGGTAATTGAATCCCGTATGGACAAAGGCCGTGGTGTTGTCGCCACAGTACTGGTTCAGGGTGGTGAGCTAACCGGTGGAGATATTTTGCTGGCGGGTCAGAGTTTTGGTCGCGTACGCGCTATGACCAACGAGTTTGGCAAGTCTGTCAGAAGCGCAGGTCCATCAACACCCGTAGAGTTATTGGGTTTGGACTCACCGCCGGAAGCCGGTGATGAGTTCGTGGTGGTTACCAACGAGCGTAAAGCTCGCGAGGTGGCTGAGTTCCGCTCCGAGAAAGAACGTAGTGAAAAGCTTCAGCGTCAACAGGCCGCAAAACTGGAAAATATGTTCGCTGGCATGGGTGCCGATGAAAAGAAAGTTTTGCCGGTTGTTTTGAAAACCGATGTTCGTGGGTCATTGGAAGCGATTCAGGCAGCACTGCTGGATATGGGTAACGAAGAAGTGCAGGTTATGTTGATCGGTGGCGGTGTTGGTGGTATCACCGAAAACGACGTTAACCTCGCGCTGACCTCTGGTGCAATCATTGTCGGCTTCAATGTTCGTGCAGACACATCTGCTCGAAAACTGGCCGAAGCAGAGTCAGCGGAAATTCGATATTACAGCATCATCTATCAGCTGATAGATGAAGTGAAATCGGCACTGTCTGGCATGCTCGATCCCGAGCGAGTTGAAGAAATTATTGGTATCGCGGATGTGCGTGATGTGTTCAGTTCGCCGAAGTTTGGTCAAGTGGCCGGATGTATGGTGGTTGAAGGTACAGTACACCGCAATAAGCCTATTCGAGTGCTGCGTGAAAACGTCGTGATCTATGAAGGTGAGCTGGAATCCCTGCGCCGTTTCAAAGATGACGTTAACGAAGTTCGCAACGGTATGGAATGCGGTATCGGCGTGAAAAACTACGACGTTAAGATTGGCGACCAAATCGAAGTCTTCGATGTGAAAGAGGTAGCGCGGGAGCTCTAA
- the nusA gene encoding transcription termination factor NusA translates to MKKEILLVADAVSNEKGVEQDVIFQAIELALATATKKRYDEDSDIQVTIDRKTGDYETVRRWLVVDDETLAELGTQFTLEEAHEKDESLVAGDVFAEVVENVGFGRIAAQTAKQVIVQKVREAERAQIVDQYRDRVGELISGSVKKVTRDNIIVDLGNNAEGLLPREELIGREVFRMNDRVRALLVDVRSEVRGPQLYLSRACSAMLVELFKIEVPEIAEEVISLKAAARDPGSRAKIAVSTNDGRIDPVGACVGMRGSRVQAVSNELGNERIDIVLWDDNPAQFVINAMAPAEIESIVVDEEANSMDLAVSEDNLAQAIGRGGQNVRLASELSGWDINVMSIDQWNEKQQKEAGSSKDVFMQALDVDEDVADVLVEEGFTTLEEVAYVPLEEFLAIEGFDEDVANELRSRAKDALLTQALATEEQTVGQEPAEDLLAMEGMDDVLANTLAARGVVTMEDLAEQSVDEMMEIAGMNEERAGALIMKAREPWFAEDNS, encoded by the coding sequence ATGAAAAAAGAAATTTTGTTGGTCGCAGACGCAGTTTCCAACGAGAAAGGTGTTGAACAGGACGTAATTTTTCAGGCTATTGAATTGGCCTTGGCGACAGCCACGAAAAAACGTTACGACGAGGACTCCGATATCCAGGTAACCATCGACCGTAAAACCGGTGATTACGAAACCGTACGTCGTTGGCTGGTGGTCGATGACGAGACCTTGGCTGAGCTGGGCACACAGTTTACTCTGGAGGAGGCTCACGAAAAAGACGAGAGCCTTGTCGCAGGAGATGTATTTGCGGAAGTGGTTGAAAACGTTGGGTTTGGGCGTATCGCTGCGCAAACCGCCAAACAGGTTATCGTGCAGAAAGTACGTGAAGCCGAGCGCGCTCAGATTGTGGACCAGTACCGAGATCGCGTCGGCGAGCTGATTTCCGGTTCTGTCAAAAAAGTCACTCGCGATAATATTATTGTTGATCTTGGTAACAACGCAGAAGGCTTGTTACCGCGTGAAGAGCTAATTGGTCGCGAAGTTTTTCGTATGAATGATCGTGTTCGTGCGCTCTTGGTCGATGTTCGTTCTGAGGTGAGAGGCCCGCAGTTATATCTCAGTCGTGCTTGCTCGGCAATGTTGGTAGAACTGTTTAAAATTGAAGTACCAGAAATTGCTGAAGAAGTTATTTCCCTAAAAGCAGCTGCTCGTGACCCTGGGTCCCGTGCAAAAATTGCCGTTTCTACCAATGACGGTCGTATCGATCCCGTTGGTGCTTGTGTAGGTATGCGTGGCTCCCGTGTACAGGCGGTATCGAACGAACTGGGCAATGAGCGCATTGATATTGTGCTTTGGGACGATAACCCGGCACAGTTTGTTATTAATGCTATGGCACCAGCTGAAATTGAATCCATCGTTGTGGATGAAGAAGCCAATTCAATGGATCTAGCCGTGAGTGAAGATAATCTGGCTCAGGCCATTGGCCGCGGCGGTCAGAATGTGCGCTTGGCCTCAGAGCTTTCCGGCTGGGATATCAATGTGATGAGCATTGATCAGTGGAACGAAAAGCAGCAGAAGGAAGCGGGTAGCTCCAAAGACGTCTTTATGCAAGCTCTGGATGTTGATGAAGATGTTGCCGATGTGCTGGTGGAAGAAGGTTTCACTACGCTGGAAGAAGTTGCCTATGTTCCCCTGGAGGAATTTCTGGCGATAGAAGGTTTCGATGAAGATGTAGCCAATGAGCTTCGCAGTCGAGCGAAAGACGCGCTACTCACTCAGGCGCTGGCGACGGAAGAGCAGACCGTTGGTCAGGAGCCTGCGGAAGATTTACTGGCAATGGAAGGTATGGACGACGTGCTGGCGAATACGCTGGCCGCTAGAGGCGTTGTTACAATGGAAGATCTTGCCGAACAGTCGGTTGACGAAATGATGGAAATTGCTGGAATGAATGAAGAGCGTGCAGGGGCGTTGATTATGAAAGCGCGTGAACCCTGGTTTGCTGAAGACAACTCCTAA
- the rimP gene encoding ribosome maturation factor RimP has translation MAGKQTQLEVLIGPVVESLGCELWGLEYFAQGRKSMLRVYIDKVPGGALIDDCERVSRQISSVMDVEDPITGEYTLEVSSPGMDRPLFKLEQFGGYIGETVAVRLRTGFDGRKKFTGLLKGIENDEIVLEVDAEEYLLPYELIDKASVVPRY, from the coding sequence TTGGCTGGAAAACAAACGCAACTGGAAGTATTAATTGGCCCAGTGGTTGAATCGCTGGGGTGTGAGCTGTGGGGGCTGGAATATTTCGCCCAGGGCAGAAAGTCTATGTTGCGCGTCTATATCGACAAGGTGCCAGGCGGTGCGTTGATAGACGATTGTGAGCGAGTAAGTCGCCAGATCAGCAGTGTTATGGATGTCGAAGACCCAATTACCGGCGAATATACATTAGAAGTCTCTTCTCCAGGGATGGATCGTCCGCTATTTAAATTGGAACAATTCGGCGGCTATATCGGTGAGACCGTAGCGGTTCGACTGCGTACGGGTTTCGATGGCAGAAAAAAATTTACTGGCCTGCTTAAAGGTATAGAAAATGATGAGATCGTGCTTGAGGTCGATGCAGAAGAGTATTTGCTTCCCTACGAGTTAATTGATAAAGCGAGCGTAGTGCCTCGCTATTAA
- the secG gene encoding preprotein translocase subunit SecG, with protein MENIILLVHLLTALAIIGLILLQQGKGAEMGASFGAGASQTLFGSVGSGNFFSRMTAIFATVFFITSFSLAVIAKQKTSVDDEFALPELEQMEVPPVEEGDVPTLDAAEAVVENAAADVVDLEGAVEDSAAEVDVPKVPVE; from the coding sequence ATGGAAAACATCATACTTCTGGTTCACCTGTTAACTGCTTTGGCCATTATTGGCTTGATCTTGCTTCAGCAGGGTAAAGGGGCAGAAATGGGCGCATCATTCGGTGCTGGCGCATCGCAGACCCTTTTCGGCTCTGTGGGCTCCGGTAACTTCTTTTCTCGGATGACTGCGATTTTTGCGACGGTTTTCTTTATCACCAGCTTCTCACTGGCGGTAATCGCTAAGCAAAAAACCTCTGTCGATGATGAGTTTGCACTGCCTGAGCTGGAGCAAATGGAAGTACCGCCGGTGGAAGAGGGCGATGTTCCAACTCTTGACGCTGCCGAAGCGGTTGTTGAAAATGCAGCGGCAGATGTTGTTGATCTTGAGGGTGCAGTAGAGGATTCTGCTGCCGAAGTCGACGTACCTAAAGTACCGGTCGAGTAA
- the tpiA gene encoding triose-phosphate isomerase, whose product MRRQIVIGNWKMNGNTTANQKLLAGLVDAWTGVHQAEVAVCPPYPYLAAAAAQLENSNIGLGAQDLSKNGNGAYTGEISGEMLVDSGCRYVLVGHSERREYHGESSQLVAEKFQVALDHGLIPVLCVGETLEEREDDKTFDVIGKQLLAVVDHCGLPGVAKGIIAYEPVWAIGTGKTATPEMAQDVHSYIREVLGPEGDSMRILYGGSVKPDSAEGLFAKKDIDGALVGGAALNAEDFVAICRAAE is encoded by the coding sequence ATGCGTCGACAGATAGTTATTGGTAACTGGAAAATGAATGGCAACACCACCGCTAACCAGAAATTGCTGGCTGGTTTGGTTGATGCCTGGACTGGTGTTCACCAGGCCGAGGTTGCAGTTTGCCCCCCGTACCCTTACTTGGCGGCCGCTGCTGCTCAGTTGGAAAACTCCAATATTGGTTTGGGCGCTCAAGATTTGAGTAAAAATGGTAACGGTGCCTATACCGGCGAAATCTCCGGTGAAATGTTGGTGGACTCCGGTTGTCGTTATGTTTTAGTCGGTCACTCCGAGCGCCGCGAGTACCACGGAGAAAGCTCACAGTTGGTCGCTGAAAAATTCCAGGTGGCTTTGGATCACGGTTTGATTCCTGTGTTGTGCGTAGGTGAAACCTTGGAAGAGCGTGAAGATGACAAGACCTTTGATGTTATTGGTAAGCAGTTGCTGGCCGTCGTTGATCATTGTGGTCTTCCTGGTGTTGCTAAAGGTATTATCGCCTACGAACCCGTATGGGCGATCGGCACAGGTAAAACAGCAACGCCTGAAATGGCTCAGGACGTTCACTCATATATTCGCGAGGTGTTAGGTCCAGAGGGTGACTCAATGCGCATTCTGTACGGTGGTAGTGTTAAACCAGACTCTGCAGAGGGACTCTTTGCAAAGAAAGATATCGACGGCGCATTAGTGGGCGGTGCCGCACTGAACGCTGAAGACTTTGTTGCCATTTGTCGTGCAGCAGAGTAA